From Diaminobutyricibacter sp. McL0608, one genomic window encodes:
- a CDS encoding potassium channel family protein, with amino-acid sequence MAAKPKSTKSTAARDRWEDVTTWPLMAASVLFLIAYSWSILDRTLTSDGAIVIGVILAVVWVAFIVDYTVRIVLSPHKWFFIGHSKVDLLSVILPIARPFRLLKYLGRIPLLGGNSGAALRRRVIIIAATFVVMFIYVISLAEYAAERGAKGANITSFGDSIWWACVTMATVGYGDYFPITIMGRVLAVILMIGGIAIVGTASGTLVSFLNDRMVTARAREQRAGHLELVEDDDTGGPEPS; translated from the coding sequence ATGGCCGCAAAGCCGAAGTCGACGAAGAGCACGGCGGCGCGCGACCGCTGGGAAGATGTCACGACGTGGCCGCTCATGGCGGCCTCCGTCCTCTTCCTGATCGCCTATTCGTGGAGCATCCTCGACAGGACCTTGACGTCGGATGGGGCCATCGTGATCGGTGTGATCCTCGCCGTGGTCTGGGTCGCGTTCATCGTCGACTACACCGTGCGCATCGTCCTGAGCCCGCACAAATGGTTCTTCATCGGCCACAGCAAGGTTGATCTGCTGTCGGTGATCCTCCCGATCGCCCGGCCGTTCCGCCTGCTCAAGTACCTGGGCAGGATCCCGCTCCTCGGAGGCAACTCGGGCGCCGCTCTGCGCCGCCGGGTCATCATCATCGCAGCGACATTCGTCGTGATGTTCATCTACGTGATCTCCCTCGCCGAGTACGCAGCCGAGCGCGGCGCCAAAGGTGCGAACATCACGAGCTTCGGCGATTCGATCTGGTGGGCGTGCGTGACGATGGCCACCGTCGGCTACGGCGACTACTTCCCGATCACGATCATGGGACGGGTGCTCGCCGTCATCCTGATGATCGGTGGTATCGCCATCGTCGGTACTGCGAGCGGAACGCTGGTGTCCTTCCTCAACGACCGGATGGTCACCGCGCGCGCTCGTGAGCAGCGCGCGGGACACCTGGAACTGGTCGAGGACGACGACACGGGCGGGCCGGAACCCAGCTGA
- the metX gene encoding homoserine O-acetyltransferase MetX, producing the protein MEWQTSADTAPSSFITEAQARSLLGKPPASGAWRESDPAGNRQFAGIGAFTFESGENLPYVRIAYETWGELSPTRDNAVLVLHALTGDSHLIGTGGPGHPTAGWWDGIVGPGKAIDTDRWFVVAPNMIGGCQGTTGPASLAPDGYEWGPRFPFTTIRDQVNAQAAFSDAIGVQRWAGVIGGSMGGMQSLEWAVGHPERVERVAVIAAPPRSTADQIALNSVQIEAVRTDPLFRSGHYYDADDGDGPHRGLALARRMALLNYRSPSELNNRFEREWQSEISPLGKGGRFAVESYLDFHGNKFTRRFDANSYITLVEAMNSHDVGRDRGGVEAALARATSRALVVGIDSDRLFPLEGQVEIARHLPGNIDGDSTVVLESDFGHDGFLIEDDLVGEQLRRLFAE; encoded by the coding sequence ATGGAGTGGCAGACATCGGCAGACACCGCGCCGTCGAGTTTCATCACCGAGGCCCAGGCCCGGTCGCTCCTCGGCAAGCCTCCGGCGAGCGGCGCGTGGCGTGAGAGCGACCCGGCCGGCAACCGGCAGTTCGCCGGCATCGGCGCCTTCACGTTCGAGAGCGGCGAGAACCTCCCCTATGTCCGGATCGCCTACGAGACCTGGGGCGAACTCTCCCCCACGCGCGACAACGCTGTCCTCGTTCTTCACGCACTGACCGGCGACAGCCACCTCATCGGAACCGGCGGTCCCGGGCATCCGACCGCCGGCTGGTGGGACGGAATCGTCGGCCCGGGCAAAGCCATCGACACCGACCGCTGGTTCGTCGTCGCCCCCAACATGATCGGCGGCTGCCAGGGAACCACCGGGCCCGCGTCCCTCGCGCCCGACGGTTACGAGTGGGGGCCGCGCTTCCCGTTCACGACCATCCGGGACCAGGTGAACGCGCAGGCCGCTTTCTCCGACGCGATCGGCGTCCAGCGCTGGGCGGGCGTCATCGGCGGATCGATGGGCGGGATGCAGTCGCTCGAGTGGGCGGTCGGCCACCCCGAGCGGGTCGAAAGGGTCGCCGTCATCGCCGCACCGCCGCGGTCCACGGCGGACCAGATCGCACTCAACTCGGTTCAGATCGAAGCCGTGCGCACCGATCCTCTCTTCCGCTCCGGGCACTACTACGACGCGGATGACGGCGACGGCCCGCACCGCGGTCTCGCTCTCGCCCGTCGGATGGCGCTCCTCAACTACCGCAGCCCGTCTGAGCTCAACAACCGGTTCGAACGGGAATGGCAGAGCGAGATCAGTCCGCTCGGCAAAGGCGGCCGGTTCGCTGTCGAGTCGTACCTCGATTTCCACGGAAACAAGTTCACGCGACGGTTCGACGCGAACAGCTACATCACCCTTGTCGAGGCGATGAATTCGCACGATGTCGGGCGTGATCGCGGAGGGGTGGAGGCAGCCCTGGCCCGCGCGACATCACGCGCGCTCGTCGTCGGGATCGACAGCGACCGCCTGTTCCCCCTCGAAGGCCAGGTGGAGATAGCGCGACACCTGCCCGGCAACATCGACGGAGACTCCACCGTCGTATTAGAGTCTGATTTCGGGCACGATGGCTTCCTGATCGAAGACGACCTGGTCGGGGAACAGCTCCGCCGTCTGTTCGCAGAATAG
- a CDS encoding MFS transporter: MTSSKTGARTRTSRTIGITAGLIGWLFLVEITSGILQGYYVPLISDIVKHLGIHDADYNWFEAAQLLLSALVVPVLAKLGDMFGHKRILLVATVLTALASWGIAFAGNFTGYLVAFALQGFYTVWLPLEIALIFDRGRRTGTAASRTRRAAGLLVVALEVGAIMGALAAGRLFTAFGENLQLTLIVPAIAVSLVFFAIWFGVPESEPMPGKRRLDVAGFTMLTLSLLLITSGLTFLRINGPGAFWVWALIVVGVAVIVPFVRYELRQDDPAIDIRVFRQPNMWPVQLTAGLIGISLLGAQAPLSTFAGTDPKNGYGLGLDASDRSTLIGVYLVSMIIGAVLFPLVSRWTKPRVALIGASFLVAIGYLLFLPFHQETWQVMTNMAIAGIGSGALVGALPAAAAAAAPRGQTGIAAALTNTTKTIGGSFASAVFGVVLLTGATAVTATAASLFGYMLVWTICGIGALVAAVLLFFVPKLAFADTAPEEGVAEVPTPVG; this comes from the coding sequence ATGACGTCATCGAAGACGGGTGCCCGAACCCGCACGAGCCGCACGATCGGCATCACCGCCGGCCTGATCGGGTGGCTGTTCCTGGTCGAGATCACGAGCGGGATCCTGCAGGGCTATTACGTGCCGCTCATCTCCGACATCGTCAAGCACCTGGGCATCCACGACGCCGACTACAACTGGTTCGAGGCGGCCCAGCTTCTGCTCTCCGCGCTCGTCGTCCCGGTGCTCGCGAAGCTGGGCGACATGTTCGGCCACAAGCGCATCCTTCTCGTCGCGACGGTGCTCACGGCGTTGGCGTCGTGGGGCATCGCGTTCGCCGGGAACTTCACCGGGTACCTCGTCGCCTTCGCCCTGCAGGGTTTCTACACCGTGTGGCTTCCGTTGGAGATCGCCCTCATCTTCGATCGCGGGCGCCGCACCGGCACCGCGGCGTCCAGGACACGCCGTGCGGCCGGGCTCCTGGTGGTCGCACTCGAGGTCGGCGCGATCATGGGCGCCCTCGCCGCGGGAAGGCTGTTCACGGCGTTCGGCGAGAACCTGCAGCTCACCCTGATCGTCCCGGCGATCGCCGTCTCGCTCGTCTTCTTCGCGATCTGGTTCGGCGTGCCGGAATCGGAGCCCATGCCGGGCAAGCGTCGACTCGATGTCGCCGGCTTCACCATGCTGACGCTGTCGCTGCTGCTGATCACCTCGGGCCTCACCTTCCTGCGCATCAACGGCCCGGGTGCGTTCTGGGTCTGGGCGCTCATCGTCGTGGGAGTCGCGGTCATCGTGCCGTTCGTGCGCTATGAGTTGAGACAGGACGATCCGGCGATCGACATCCGGGTGTTCCGGCAGCCGAACATGTGGCCGGTGCAGCTGACCGCCGGCCTCATCGGGATCAGCCTGCTCGGCGCGCAGGCGCCCCTGAGCACCTTCGCGGGCACGGATCCCAAGAACGGATACGGGCTCGGACTCGATGCGAGCGACCGGTCGACCCTGATCGGCGTCTACCTCGTCTCGATGATCATCGGCGCCGTCCTCTTCCCGCTGGTCTCGCGCTGGACGAAGCCGCGGGTGGCGCTGATCGGCGCATCGTTCCTGGTCGCGATCGGCTACCTCTTGTTCCTGCCGTTCCACCAGGAGACCTGGCAGGTGATGACGAACATGGCGATCGCGGGCATCGGGTCCGGTGCCCTCGTCGGCGCACTCCCGGCTGCGGCGGCAGCCGCAGCGCCACGCGGTCAGACCGGCATCGCCGCAGCCCTGACCAACACCACCAAGACCATCGGCGGATCGTTCGCCTCCGCCGTGTTCGGTGTCGTTCTGCTCACCGGCGCCACGGCGGTCACGGCGACGGCCGCGAGCCTTTTCGGCTACATGCTGGTGTGGACGATCTGCGGGATCGGCGCCCTCGTCGCGGCCGTGCTGCTGTTCTTCGTGCCGAAGCTCGCTTTCGCGGACACCGCGCCGGAGGAAGGCGTCGCCGAGGTTCCGACTCCGGTCGGCTGA
- a CDS encoding uracil-DNA glycosylase — protein MPKSLAELAADGSMDLGWSRALEPVAANVAAMGDFLRAETAAGRGYLPAGQNVLRAFAAPLDDVRVLIVGQDPYPTPGHPIGLSFAVERHVRPLPRSLQNIYTELRSDLGLTPPAHGDLTSWSRHGVMLLNRVLTVRPGEPASHRGKGWEQVTDHAIRTLVARDKPFVAILWGRDAGTLKPMLGATPVIESAHPSPLSASRGFFGSRPFSRANELLTRLGAQPVDWDLEA, from the coding sequence GTGCCCAAGAGTCTCGCGGAGCTCGCGGCCGACGGCTCGATGGATCTCGGCTGGTCGCGTGCACTGGAGCCGGTCGCTGCGAACGTCGCGGCGATGGGCGACTTTCTTCGCGCCGAGACCGCGGCCGGCCGCGGCTACCTTCCGGCGGGTCAGAACGTGCTCCGCGCTTTCGCCGCGCCGCTCGACGACGTGCGCGTGCTGATCGTGGGGCAGGACCCGTACCCGACACCCGGTCACCCGATCGGCCTCTCGTTCGCGGTGGAGCGCCACGTGCGCCCGCTGCCGCGCAGCCTGCAGAACATCTACACCGAGCTGCGGTCCGACCTGGGACTCACTCCGCCCGCACATGGCGACCTCACGTCGTGGAGCCGGCACGGCGTCATGCTGCTGAACCGCGTGCTCACGGTGCGACCGGGGGAGCCGGCGTCTCACCGCGGAAAAGGGTGGGAACAGGTCACCGATCACGCCATCCGCACCCTCGTCGCCCGGGACAAGCCGTTCGTCGCCATCCTGTGGGGACGCGACGCGGGAACACTGAAACCGATGCTGGGTGCCACGCCGGTGATCGAGTCCGCGCATCCGAGCCCGCTCTCCGCATCCCGCGGATTCTTCGGTTCGCGCCCGTTCTCGCGGGCGAACGAACTGCTCACGCGTCTCGGCGCCCAGCCGGTCGACTGGGATCTCGAAGCCTGA
- a CDS encoding DUF2781 domain-containing protein, with amino-acid sequence MTTVTSQNDKATASAAAAPANLTLRQRPIDIFFLVIFSLFIVTCIISDAIPTLGIPQTATTHNLFAQWNYTYSSQYDPLYENPPIWLRFITGTSAFIYLPFYVLLNICLVRGYNWIQLPSVIYATMIISLTAIPIFGVEFFGDAAQRTPQPIIFLLYNGPYVLVPLLLLIRMRKPMPFTRKF; translated from the coding sequence GTGACCACCGTGACTTCACAGAACGACAAGGCAACCGCATCCGCTGCCGCCGCCCCGGCGAACCTTACGTTGCGCCAGCGTCCGATCGACATCTTCTTCCTGGTGATCTTCTCGCTGTTCATCGTCACCTGCATCATCAGCGACGCCATCCCGACCCTGGGCATTCCGCAGACCGCGACCACCCACAACCTGTTCGCGCAGTGGAACTACACGTACTCCTCGCAGTACGACCCGCTCTACGAGAATCCGCCGATCTGGCTGCGGTTCATCACGGGCACATCGGCCTTCATCTACCTGCCGTTCTACGTGCTGCTCAACATCTGCCTGGTCAGGGGTTACAACTGGATCCAGCTGCCGAGCGTGATCTACGCGACCATGATCATCAGCCTGACCGCCATCCCGATCTTCGGGGTCGAATTCTTCGGCGACGCCGCACAGCGCACGCCGCAGCCGATCATCTTCCTGCTGTACAACGGCCCGTATGTCCTCGTGCCGCTGCTGCTGCTGATCCGGATGCGCAAGCCGATGCCCTTCACCCGCAAATTCTGA
- a CDS encoding sensor histidine kinase — protein sequence MSRIQKERDRLLSTTARYVGLTATATTLLCLSIPGAMPLPLYLASVVLLAGLAYGQLRLGSLHPGIWVVTIVAAGVALVLMQVLPDVPLNPAALSAVGMLAGGAVASTSIVLVTTPRRVTALIVSFCITFSAAAAALLMTGSRLAEPLALTLAGWCALTITGVWLSRTVPRTLKRITTMSRAYRVERHASETEARRRQGARLLHDTVLATLTLLAHSGVGVSVSALTEQAAEDAALLRQLRLGFNPDPTASGDYKLKPVEESTLGNTLESVKQRFKRMGLEVNWHGTGQVLLPSEVLDSFLLALAECLENVRRHSGVSEAHVTITDDETTVRAMVTDSGKGFDVASIEEGRLGFTESIVARLRDVGGNARLFSSPGSGTTVVLEVPK from the coding sequence ATGTCGCGCATCCAGAAGGAGCGTGATCGCCTTCTCAGCACCACGGCGCGCTACGTCGGCCTGACGGCGACGGCGACGACGCTGCTCTGCCTGAGCATCCCGGGCGCCATGCCTCTGCCTCTCTATCTGGCATCCGTGGTGCTGCTCGCCGGGCTGGCGTACGGCCAGTTGCGCCTCGGCTCGCTGCACCCCGGCATCTGGGTGGTCACGATCGTGGCCGCCGGCGTGGCACTCGTCCTCATGCAGGTGCTCCCCGATGTCCCGCTCAACCCGGCCGCGCTGAGCGCCGTGGGCATGCTCGCGGGCGGTGCCGTCGCATCCACCTCGATCGTGCTCGTCACCACGCCGAGGCGCGTCACGGCCCTGATCGTCTCGTTCTGCATCACCTTCTCGGCCGCTGCCGCCGCCCTGCTCATGACAGGATCGCGGCTCGCCGAACCGCTTGCCCTGACCCTCGCGGGATGGTGCGCCCTCACCATCACGGGCGTCTGGCTGTCACGCACCGTGCCTCGCACGCTCAAACGCATCACGACGATGAGCCGCGCCTACCGCGTCGAACGCCACGCCAGTGAGACCGAAGCCCGTCGACGCCAGGGCGCCCGGCTCCTGCACGACACCGTGCTCGCCACCCTCACCCTCCTCGCACACTCCGGTGTCGGTGTGAGCGTGTCCGCTCTCACCGAGCAGGCGGCAGAGGATGCGGCACTGCTGCGGCAGCTGCGGCTCGGCTTCAACCCCGACCCCACGGCTTCCGGCGACTACAAACTGAAGCCCGTCGAAGAGTCCACCCTCGGCAACACTCTCGAGTCGGTCAAGCAGCGCTTCAAACGCATGGGCCTAGAAGTCAACTGGCACGGGACCGGACAGGTGCTGCTTCCGAGCGAAGTGCTCGACTCGTTCCTCCTGGCACTCGCAGAATGCCTCGAGAACGTGCGCAGGCACAGCGGCGTCAGCGAAGCGCACGTGACCATCACCGACGACGAGACGACCGTGCGTGCCATGGTCACCGACTCCGGCAAAGGCTTCGACGTCGCCAGCATCGAAGAAGGGCGCCTCGGCTTCACGGAGTCGATCGTCGCTCGACTCCGCGACGTCGGCGGGAACGCCCGCCTCTTCTCGTCGCCCGGTTCGGGCACGACCGTCGTCCTGGAGGTGCCGAAGTGA
- a CDS encoding SDR family NAD(P)-dependent oxidoreductase, protein MTKRRVVVTGASSGIGAATARLFRTQGWDVVGVARRAERLAALADETGMSVFTADLTNQDDVDALRRYLEETGPIHSLVNNAGGALGLDSVEKSLVEDWVRMFDVNVIATKRVIEALLPLLRAGAAESGHADILNITSIAGHTAYVGGGGYNAAKFAEHALTEVLRLELNGEPIRVVEVAPGMVATEEFSLVRFGGDQARADAVYADVPHPLTAEDVAETIVAALERPPHVDLDLIVIKPVAQAAPYRFHKGALAVRDDS, encoded by the coding sequence ATGACGAAAAGGCGAGTGGTCGTGACGGGTGCGAGTTCCGGTATCGGAGCGGCGACGGCGCGGCTCTTCCGTACCCAGGGGTGGGATGTCGTGGGTGTCGCCCGGCGCGCAGAGCGTCTTGCAGCGCTCGCCGACGAGACCGGCATGTCGGTGTTCACCGCCGACCTCACGAACCAGGACGACGTGGATGCGCTGCGCCGGTACCTGGAGGAGACCGGGCCGATCCATTCGCTCGTGAACAACGCGGGTGGCGCGCTCGGGCTCGACAGCGTCGAGAAGTCCCTGGTCGAGGACTGGGTGCGGATGTTCGACGTCAACGTGATCGCGACGAAGCGGGTGATCGAGGCGCTGCTTCCGCTGCTCCGTGCCGGTGCCGCCGAAAGCGGCCATGCGGACATCCTCAACATCACGTCGATCGCCGGGCACACAGCGTACGTGGGCGGGGGCGGCTACAACGCCGCGAAGTTCGCCGAGCACGCGCTGACCGAGGTGTTGCGGCTGGAGCTGAACGGTGAGCCGATCAGAGTGGTGGAGGTCGCGCCCGGCATGGTCGCGACGGAGGAGTTCTCGCTCGTCCGCTTCGGCGGTGACCAGGCGCGCGCCGACGCGGTGTACGCCGACGTACCTCATCCGCTGACCGCGGAGGATGTCGCCGAGACGATCGTCGCAGCACTCGAACGGCCGCCGCACGTCGACCTCGACCTGATCGTGATCAAACCGGTTGCCCAGGCGGCGCCGTACCGGTTCCACAAAGGCGCGCTCGCCGTCCGAGACGACAGCTGA
- a CDS encoding VOC family protein: protein MDEPVANEGKPRVRQLRVVVEADDYGAALAFYRDVLGLAEQESYSGDGGAQVTILDAGRATLEIANPAQKRMIDDVEVGRQVAPHIRLAFEVDDTVAATDALVEAGADLVAPPTVTPWQSLNARLDAPAGLHITLFEERGEPET from the coding sequence ATGGATGAACCGGTCGCGAACGAAGGCAAGCCCCGCGTGAGGCAGCTTCGCGTCGTCGTCGAGGCGGACGACTACGGGGCAGCGCTCGCGTTCTACCGCGACGTGCTCGGACTCGCCGAGCAGGAGTCCTACTCGGGTGACGGAGGCGCGCAGGTCACGATCCTCGATGCGGGACGCGCCACGCTCGAAATCGCGAACCCGGCCCAGAAACGTATGATCGACGACGTGGAAGTCGGCCGCCAGGTCGCACCGCACATCCGACTCGCCTTTGAAGTCGACGACACGGTCGCCGCGACCGACGCCCTCGTCGAGGCGGGTGCCGACCTCGTCGCGCCGCCCACAGTCACGCCCTGGCAGTCGCTCAATGCACGACTCGACGCCCCAGCAGGACTCCACATCACCCTCTTCGAAGAACGCGGCGAACCCGAAACCTGA
- a CDS encoding GNAT family N-acetyltransferase, which produces MLEEEYETRRELPRHLRKPAPEETPFEYSIRDAVAADLPWVREIYNHYVANSTVTFDEDAMTLREWKSKFAYLQKLNMPFIVAVSPNGQILGYALVSPWKQKRAYRFTVENSIYLGAASTGKGLGPVLMQALIDKSKAAGLKEMIAVIADRGAEASIKMHENFGFTKIGEMGRVGYKFDRWLGTVLMQKSLK; this is translated from the coding sequence GTGCTTGAGGAGGAATACGAGACCCGACGTGAACTGCCACGTCACCTGCGCAAGCCTGCGCCCGAAGAGACCCCGTTCGAGTATTCGATCCGGGATGCGGTCGCAGCCGACCTCCCGTGGGTGCGCGAGATCTACAACCACTACGTCGCCAACAGCACCGTGACCTTCGACGAAGACGCGATGACCCTGCGCGAATGGAAGTCGAAGTTCGCCTACCTCCAGAAACTCAACATGCCGTTCATCGTCGCGGTGTCGCCGAACGGGCAGATCCTGGGCTATGCCCTGGTCTCGCCGTGGAAGCAGAAGCGCGCATACCGGTTCACCGTGGAGAACTCCATCTACCTGGGCGCCGCGTCCACCGGCAAGGGCCTCGGGCCCGTGCTCATGCAGGCGCTGATCGACAAGTCGAAGGCAGCGGGACTGAAAGAGATGATCGCGGTCATCGCCGACAGGGGCGCCGAAGCGTCGATCAAGATGCACGAGAACTTCGGCTTCACCAAGATCGGCGAAATGGGCCGGGTCGGCTACAAGTTCGACCGCTGGCTCGGCACCGTGCTCATGCAGAAATCCCTCAAATAA
- a CDS encoding phosphoribosyltransferase, producing the protein MATDIDDSGTAVLAETEREVLGWLEFGEAARHLSSEVVESGFQPDLVVAIARGGLLLGGAMSYALGIKSCGALNVEFYTGVDSRLPEPVVLPPMIDKTALDAKRVLLVDDVSDSGRTLAMVVELIEASGAVVRTACLYTKPRTVLEPDFFWRRTARWITFPWSALPPVTAAAGA; encoded by the coding sequence ATGGCCACCGACATCGACGATTCCGGAACCGCCGTCCTCGCCGAGACCGAACGCGAAGTGCTCGGCTGGCTCGAGTTCGGGGAGGCCGCACGGCACCTCTCCTCCGAGGTCGTGGAGAGCGGATTCCAGCCCGATCTGGTGGTGGCGATCGCGCGAGGAGGGCTGCTTCTCGGCGGTGCCATGTCCTACGCGCTCGGCATCAAATCGTGCGGAGCGCTCAACGTCGAGTTCTACACCGGAGTGGACTCGCGTCTGCCCGAACCGGTGGTGCTCCCGCCGATGATCGACAAGACCGCACTGGACGCCAAGCGGGTGCTCCTCGTCGACGACGTGTCGGATTCGGGGCGCACGCTCGCCATGGTCGTCGAGCTGATCGAAGCGAGCGGAGCGGTCGTGCGCACCGCTTGCCTCTACACGAAGCCGCGAACCGTCCTCGAGCCCGACTTCTTCTGGCGCCGCACCGCGCGCTGGATCACGTTCCCCTGGTCGGCGCTGCCGCCGGTGACGGCCGCAGCCGGGGCTTAG
- a CDS encoding response regulator transcription factor, producing the protein MLLGALTEWIRSAADDIRMVAAVASWPELLTHPEFPVDVVLLDLDLKDNIPVSLKLSTLKTTGVRTVLMSTYSEPAVVREALAAGALGYLVKSEDAEMIVEAIRAASKGESFISAELDLALNAGEVGGAPKLSAQERRVMALYGAGEPVKAVAFQLGISDETAKSYLKRIREKYRVAGYDVGTKVALRKRAIQDGILLQGD; encoded by the coding sequence ATGCTTCTCGGCGCACTCACCGAGTGGATCCGCAGCGCAGCAGACGACATCCGCATGGTCGCGGCCGTCGCCAGCTGGCCGGAGTTGCTGACGCATCCTGAGTTCCCCGTCGACGTCGTACTCCTCGATCTCGACCTCAAAGACAACATCCCCGTGTCGTTGAAGCTGTCGACGCTGAAGACGACCGGCGTCCGGACTGTGCTCATGAGCACGTACTCGGAGCCGGCAGTCGTCCGCGAAGCCCTCGCGGCCGGGGCGCTCGGGTACCTCGTCAAGAGCGAAGACGCGGAGATGATCGTTGAGGCGATCCGCGCCGCGAGCAAAGGCGAGTCGTTCATCTCGGCAGAACTCGACCTGGCGCTCAACGCCGGCGAAGTGGGCGGTGCCCCCAAGCTCAGCGCTCAGGAACGCCGCGTGATGGCGCTCTACGGTGCGGGCGAACCCGTCAAGGCTGTCGCGTTCCAGCTCGGTATCTCAGACGAGACGGCGAAGAGCTACCTCAAGCGGATTCGTGAGAAGTATCGCGTCGCCGGGTACGACGTGGGAACGAAGGTCGCGCTGCGCAAGCGCGCCATCCAGGACGGGATCCTGCTGCAGGGCGACTGA
- a CDS encoding bifunctional o-acetylhomoserine/o-acetylserine sulfhydrylase, translated as MTNAAEWQFETKQIHTGASPDPVTNARATPIYQTTSYVFNNSAHAKNLFALAEFGNIYTRIQNPTQAVVEERVAALEGGTGALLVASGQAAETFAVLNIAQAGDHIVSSSSIYGGTYNLFKYTLAKLGIETTFVENQDDADEWRRAVRPNTKLFFAETIGNPKINILDITLVADVAHEAGVPLIVDNTIATPYLIRPFEFGADIVIHSATKFLGGHGTVIGGVIVDGGKFEWSKNVAKFPGLTEPDPSYHGASYTAAVGDGLAYIIKARVQLLRDLGSAIAPASAWQLIQGIETLSLRVERHVQNAQEIAEYLENHPDVASVNYSGLPTSPWYAAANKYAPKGVGAVLSFELKGGVDAGAALVDNLSLFSHLANIGDVRSLVIHPASTTHSQLTPEQQLTAGVTPGLVRLSVGLENIDDLKADLDAGLAAARSVAEAARA; from the coding sequence ATGACCAACGCCGCCGAATGGCAGTTCGAGACCAAGCAGATCCACACCGGCGCCTCGCCCGACCCCGTCACCAACGCGCGTGCGACGCCGATCTACCAGACCACGTCGTACGTGTTCAACAACTCGGCGCACGCCAAGAACCTGTTCGCGCTCGCTGAGTTCGGCAACATCTACACGCGCATCCAGAACCCCACCCAGGCGGTCGTCGAGGAGCGCGTCGCCGCACTCGAAGGGGGCACCGGTGCCCTCCTCGTCGCCTCCGGCCAGGCCGCGGAGACCTTCGCTGTGCTGAACATCGCACAGGCGGGCGACCACATCGTCTCGTCGAGCTCGATCTACGGCGGCACGTACAACCTCTTCAAGTACACGCTCGCCAAGCTCGGAATCGAGACCACGTTCGTCGAGAACCAGGACGATGCCGACGAGTGGCGCCGCGCCGTCCGTCCGAACACCAAGCTGTTCTTCGCCGAGACCATCGGCAACCCGAAGATCAACATCCTCGACATCACGCTCGTCGCAGACGTCGCGCACGAGGCGGGTGTTCCGCTCATCGTCGACAACACGATCGCGACGCCGTACCTGATCCGCCCGTTCGAGTTCGGCGCCGACATCGTCATCCACTCGGCGACGAAGTTCCTCGGGGGACACGGAACGGTCATCGGCGGCGTCATCGTCGACGGCGGAAAGTTCGAGTGGTCGAAGAACGTCGCGAAGTTCCCCGGCCTCACCGAGCCGGACCCGTCGTACCACGGCGCCAGCTACACGGCTGCCGTCGGCGACGGACTCGCCTACATCATCAAGGCGCGCGTCCAGCTGCTCCGCGACCTCGGGTCGGCGATCGCCCCCGCCAGCGCCTGGCAGCTCATCCAGGGCATCGAGACGCTCTCGCTGCGCGTGGAGCGCCACGTGCAGAACGCCCAGGAGATCGCCGAATACCTCGAGAACCACCCGGATGTCGCATCCGTCAACTACTCCGGACTCCCGACGAGCCCGTGGTACGCGGCCGCCAACAAGTACGCGCCCAAGGGCGTCGGCGCGGTGCTGTCGTTCGAACTCAAGGGCGGGGTGGATGCGGGCGCAGCGCTCGTCGACAACCTCTCGCTCTTCAGCCACCTCGCCAACATCGGCGACGTGCGCAGCCTGGTGATCCACCCGGCGTCGACCACCCACTCGCAGCTCACCCCTGAGCAGCAGCTGACCGCCGGCGTCACGCCTGGTCTGGTTCGCCTGTCGGTGGGTCTCGAGAACATCGACGACCTGAAGGCGGACCTCGACGCGGGGCTCGCCGCCGCACGCTCGGTCGCGGAGGCCGCGCGCGCCTGA